Proteins encoded by one window of Agelaius phoeniceus isolate bAgePho1 chromosome 5, bAgePho1.hap1, whole genome shotgun sequence:
- the CAV2 gene encoding caveolin-2 — MGLETEKVDTRIFMDDDDNFPRSGGPALSDAEKCAEDELDRDPHGLNSHLQLGFEDVIAEPELTHSFDKVWICSHALFELSKYVIYKVLTLVLAIPMALVVGIVFATLSCLHIWVVVPFVKTCLMVLPSVQTVWKSLTEVFVVPFFQSLGRCFAMVNIRLDQE; from the exons aTGGGGCTGGAGACGGAGAAAGTGGACACCCGCATCTTCATGGACGACGACGACAACTTCCCGCGGAGCGGCGGCCCCGCGCTGTCGGACGCGGAGAAGTGCGCGGAGGACGAGCTGGACCGCGACCCCCACGGGCTGAACTCCCACCTGCAG CTGGGGTTCGAGGATGTGATCGCGGAGCCCGAGCTCACCCACTCCTTCGACAAGGTGTGGATCTGCAGCCACGCTCTGTTTGAGCTCAGCAAGTACGTGATCTACAAGGTCCTGACTCTGGTCCTCGCCATTCCGATGGCCCTGGTTGTGGGGATCGTCTTCGCCACGCTCAGCTGCCTCCACATCTG GGTTGTGGTGCCTTTTGTGAAAACCTGTCTCATGGTCCTGCCTTCAGTGCAAACTGTATGGAAGAGCCTGACAGAGGTTTTTGTTGTACCATTCTTTCAGAGCCTAGGCCGGTGCTTTGCCATGGTTAATATACGCCTGGACCAAGAGTAA
- the CAV1 gene encoding caveolin-1, translating into MSGTKYVDSEGFLYTAPVREQGNIYKPNNKMMADELSEKAVHDVHTKEIDLVNRDPKHLNDDVVKIDFEDVIAEPEGTHSFDGIWKASFTTFTVTKYWFYRLLSAIFGIPMALIWGIYFAILSFLHIWAVVPCIRSYLIEIQCISRVYSICIHTFCDPLFEAIGRVFSSIRATVRKEI; encoded by the exons ATGTCCGGCACCAAATACGTAGACTCGGAG GGTTTTCTGTACACGGCGCCCGTCCGGGAGCAGGGCAACATCTACAAGCCCAACAACAAGATGATGGCAGATGAGCTGAGCGAAAAGGCGGTGCACGACGTGCACACCAAAGAGATCGACCTGGTCAACCGAGACCCCAAGCACCTCAACGATGACGTGGTTAAG ATCGATTTTGAAGATGTGATTGCTGAGCCAGAGGGAACACACAGCTTTGATGGGATTTGGAAGGCCAGTTTTACCACCTTCACTGTAACGAAATACTGGTTTTACCGTTTACTGTCAGCAATCTTTGGTATTCCTATGGCTCTCATCTGGGGCATCTACTTTGCCATTTTGTCATTCCTGCACATCTGGGCGGTGGTGCCGTGCATAAGGAGCTACCTGATTGAGATCCAGTGCATTAGCCGTGTCTATTCCATCTGCATCCACACGTTCTGTGACCCGCTCTTTGAGGCCATAGGCAGAGTGTTCAGCAGCATCCGAGCCACAGTACGGAAAGAGATCTGA